CCAGTAGTTGCTATTAGTTGCCATACTTGTTGTTGACATGTCACCATCTGCCGTAAAGACGAAACGACTGTCGTAATTCTAAGTCGACGAACAGCGGCCTCTTATGGTTTTAAGCCGCAAATGCATTTCTGTCAACGCTAAatcaatattgatttttttccaatAATATTATGTGGGTTTCAGTATGAAACGTCATATCTTATAGCTTATATCTGTCTTATAGTTTAATTAATGATTACTGATATTTTACAAGTTTTATGACTCATACTGGAACTTGTCCTTTGTTATATTTATACTCATGTTTatatttcagttctatccatGCTGCACATTTACTATCCTTGGTTTCCTTTTATTTAGATTTGTATATTGCTAACTTTTTTCTGGACTCTTGACAGAGATATAGAAATAAATTTCATTGTAAGGGAATACTTGTATTCTGCAACAATATTAAACcaaattctgttttattctaaagGTTATTTTTTATAGCATCTTTTTAAAGTAATATCGGCAACAGACTTGCACAAAAAAATCACTTGGAAAAATCTTTTACTCCAGACTGTCAGGCATAAAAGTACCATAATCAAAACACTTAGGGCATGAGAATTACAAGAAGAATGTAACTTCtttttatacagtatttttttcctattttaccTAATGCATTTATAATTCTTTTTGCTTGAGATGAAGCAAATTTTTACACTTAAATTGATTAATTTATGAATTGTATTCTACAATTCATCATATGTTTTATATGAAAATTAGTGATGTACTAACTCTAACACAAGGAATTATTTAATTCCTTAACCTTTAGCCTTGGAATTGTCCTACTGAATAACACCCAATAAGAATAAAGCATTCTGATTCTGAAtgatttgtatattttttcaaGTGAATAACCTAATTTTAAATTTGAACTATTTGTTAACACAAAAGGCGAACTGTgtgtaaagaaagaaaagactcAGAGATGTGATTAAAATACATGTGACTCATATTGTGAATCTTACTGTTTCTTTGCTCATTCTCTTTATTCATCATCTTGAACATAGGCAGTCATTGATATCACAgtaacagcaaaactgttgatcGTGTTGATGTAAAAGACAATGATGGTGTGATGATGCCGTCGATGGTGCAGGTGAAAAAGAGCAAAATCTTTGAGGTGTTTCACCGTTCTGCAGTCAACCTCGGCAGATGAGGCCTCTCTTTCACACTGATTCAGCTTTTTCTTTCTGAATTCTGTCATTcctattttctgtctttcttacatctttcctttgttttctgatgtttctttaaaaaaaaataaaacaaaagtgcTGTGAACAGCTAACGCCAGTGAGCACCTGAAGTCCAGCCCAAGACTGGATGGCTTTGACTAGCCGGACCAGCGGAGCCGGGGAGGTGGAtgggggagaggaagaggagaaggagggatgGATGtgcaggaggagggagaggaggaggagatgaagaggtgTGAAGGCAGTGCTCCCTTCTCAGTGCTGGATCCTCCTGATGGACTGAATCTGGGGAGTCTGGGAGTGGGAGCCAAACTCGCGGTAGCACTTGTATTCTCCTCCGTGACAGTCACACTCCATGATGTACTGGTGGCCACGGTAGCCAGGGTACTGGTAGCACACAAAGCTGAAAAAATATACCAAATAAGCTTCATATCAATCATATAGTTTATGTTTCAGTTTAAAATAGTTGTGAATGAGCTGAAGGTGTCCAAAGAAAATAACTTAGATGTGTCAGGAAGACAAACTTACGCTCCACACTGAACGTGCATGGATCCAACCTCGTTGTTGAACCAGCCCATGGCCTGCAGGGAGGGGTAGTCATCACACAGCTCAAACTGACGGCCCATCATGTTCTCCATCTCGAAGATGGTCATACGGGACTCCTTGTGGCTCTGAGAGCAAATGAAAGTGTGTTGGTTGTTATAATGATACATTTAGATTTCACGTAACAGGAAATGAGCAGCTATTGTGTTGCATATTGAACCTACAGCACAGCAGATGGGTCTGAAGGAGATCATCCTCTCAATACGGTAGGCGTTGCTGCCGCTGTAGGCCTCAAAGCGGGGATAGTCTCCCTTCTCCAGGACAAACTGCTGGCCACAGAAGCTGGAGTGCTCATAGCCCACCCAGCTGCAGCCAGACAGAGAAAAACAACAGGCTTAGAAATTCAagaaacaaggtaaaaaaaaaaacaaaacaaaacagagctcTAAAGCCTATCAGAGTTCATCCTGTAAAAATCTGTTGGACCCGAGCTTTAATTTGACTTTACTGTTTTGTTATAAGTAAAGATCTCTGCATACGTACGCGCCACACTCGACCTTCAGGGAGCGGATGTTCTCCATCCCACACTCCATGATGTTCTGGCAGCAGGCGGTGAACTCCATACGCCTTCCCTGGAAGTACTCCTG
The Sphaeramia orbicularis chromosome 14, fSphaOr1.1, whole genome shotgun sequence DNA segment above includes these coding regions:
- the cryba1b gene encoding crystallin, beta A1b — its product is MALTNPMPMGPWKITVYDQEYFQGRRMEFTACCQNIMECGMENIRSLKVECGAWVGYEHSSFCGQQFVLEKGDYPRFEAYSGSNAYRIERMISFRPICCASHKESRMTIFEMENMMGRQFELCDDYPSLQAMGWFNNEVGSMHVQCGAFVCYQYPGYRGHQYIMECDCHGGEYKCYREFGSHSQTPQIQSIRRIQH